From the Canis aureus isolate CA01 chromosome 33, VMU_Caureus_v.1.0, whole genome shotgun sequence genome, one window contains:
- the HNRNPDL gene encoding heterogeneous nuclear ribonucleoprotein D-like isoform X2 has translation MEVPPRLSHVPPPLFPSAPATLASRSLSHWRPRAPRQLAPLLPSLASSSARQGARRAQRHVTAQQPSRLAGGAAIKGGRRRRPDLFRRHFKSSSIQRSAAAAAATRTARQHPPADNSAAMEDMNEYSNIEEFAEGSKINASKNQQDDGKMFIGGLSWDTSKKDLTEYLSRFGEVVDCTIKTDPVTGRSRGFGFVLFKDAASVDKVLELKEHKLDGKLIDPKRAKALKGKEPPKKVFVGGLSPDTSEEQIKEYFGAFGEIENIELPMDTKTNERRGFCFITYTDEEPVKKLLESRYHQIGSGKCEIKVAQPKEVYRQQQQQQKGGRGAAAGGRGGTRGRGRGQQSTYGKASRGGGNHQNNYQPY, from the exons ATGGAGGTCCCGCCCCGGCTCTCCCATGTGCCGCCGCCATTGTTCCCCTCCGCTCCCGCGACTTTAGCCTCCCGCAGCCTTTCCCATTGGCGGCCGCGGGCGCCGCGGCAGCTCGCCCCGCTCCTCCCTTCGCTCGCTTCCAGCTCGGCCCGGCAGGGGGCGCGCCGGGCCCAACGCCACGTCACCGCCCAGCAGCCCTCCCGATTGGCGGGCGGGGCGGCTATAAAGGGAGGGCGCAGGCGGCGCCCGGATCTCTTCCGCCGCCATTTTAAATCCAGCTCCATACAACGCtccgccgccgctgctgccgcGACCCGGACTGCGCGCCAGCACCCCCCGGCCGACAACTCCGCCGCCATGGAGGACATGAACGAGTACAGCAACATAGAGGAGTTCGCAGAGGGATCCAAGATCAACGCGAGCAAGAATCAGCAGGATGACGG TAAAATGTTTATTGGAGGCTTGAGCTGGGATACAAGCAAGAAAGATCTGACTGAATATTTGTCTCGATTTGGGGAAGTTGTAGACTGTACAATTAAGACAGATCCAGTGACTGGAAGATCAAGAGGATTTGGATTTGTGCTTTTCAAAGATGCTGCTAGTGTTGATAAG GTTTTGGAACTGAAAGAACACAAACTGGATGGCAAGTTGATAGACCCCAAAAGAGCCAAAGCTTTAAAAGGGAAAGAACCCCCAAAAAAGGTTTTTGTGGGTGGATTGAGCCCAGATACTTCCGAAGaacaaattaaagaatattttggagCCTTTGGAGAG ATTGAAAATATTGAACTTCCCATGGATACAAAAACAAACGAAAGaagaggattttgttttattacctATACAGACGAAGAGCCAGTAAAGAAATTGTTAGAAAGCAGATATCATCAAATTGGTTCTGGGAAG TGTGAAATCAAAGTTGCACAACCCAAAGAGGTATATAggcagcaacagcaacaacaaaaaggaggaagaggtgcTGCAGCTGGTGGACGAGGTGGTACTAGGGGTCGTGGACGAG gCCAACAGAGCACTTACGGCAAGGCGTCTAGAGGGGGTGGCAATCACCAAAACAATTACCAGCCATACTAA
- the HNRNPDL gene encoding heterogeneous nuclear ribonucleoprotein D-like isoform X1 encodes MEVPPRLSHVPPPLFPSAPATLASRSLSHWRPRAPRQLAPLLPSLASSSARQGARRAQRHVTAQQPSRLAGGAAIKGGRRRRPDLFRRHFKSSSIQRSAAAAAATRTARQHPPADNSAAMEDMNEYSNIEEFAEGSKINASKNQQDDGKMFIGGLSWDTSKKDLTEYLSRFGEVVDCTIKTDPVTGRSRGFGFVLFKDAASVDKVLELKEHKLDGKLIDPKRAKALKGKEPPKKVFVGGLSPDTSEEQIKEYFGAFGEIENIELPMDTKTNERRGFCFITYTDEEPVKKLLESRYHQIGSGKCEIKVAQPKEVYRQQQQQQKGGRGAAAGGRGGTRGRGRGQGQNWNQGFNNYYDQGYGNYNSAYGGDQNYSGYGGYDYTGYNYGNYGYGQGYADYSGQQSTYGKASRGGGNHQNNYQPY; translated from the exons ATGGAGGTCCCGCCCCGGCTCTCCCATGTGCCGCCGCCATTGTTCCCCTCCGCTCCCGCGACTTTAGCCTCCCGCAGCCTTTCCCATTGGCGGCCGCGGGCGCCGCGGCAGCTCGCCCCGCTCCTCCCTTCGCTCGCTTCCAGCTCGGCCCGGCAGGGGGCGCGCCGGGCCCAACGCCACGTCACCGCCCAGCAGCCCTCCCGATTGGCGGGCGGGGCGGCTATAAAGGGAGGGCGCAGGCGGCGCCCGGATCTCTTCCGCCGCCATTTTAAATCCAGCTCCATACAACGCtccgccgccgctgctgccgcGACCCGGACTGCGCGCCAGCACCCCCCGGCCGACAACTCCGCCGCCATGGAGGACATGAACGAGTACAGCAACATAGAGGAGTTCGCAGAGGGATCCAAGATCAACGCGAGCAAGAATCAGCAGGATGACGG TAAAATGTTTATTGGAGGCTTGAGCTGGGATACAAGCAAGAAAGATCTGACTGAATATTTGTCTCGATTTGGGGAAGTTGTAGACTGTACAATTAAGACAGATCCAGTGACTGGAAGATCAAGAGGATTTGGATTTGTGCTTTTCAAAGATGCTGCTAGTGTTGATAAG GTTTTGGAACTGAAAGAACACAAACTGGATGGCAAGTTGATAGACCCCAAAAGAGCCAAAGCTTTAAAAGGGAAAGAACCCCCAAAAAAGGTTTTTGTGGGTGGATTGAGCCCAGATACTTCCGAAGaacaaattaaagaatattttggagCCTTTGGAGAG ATTGAAAATATTGAACTTCCCATGGATACAAAAACAAACGAAAGaagaggattttgttttattacctATACAGACGAAGAGCCAGTAAAGAAATTGTTAGAAAGCAGATATCATCAAATTGGTTCTGGGAAG TGTGAAATCAAAGTTGCACAACCCAAAGAGGTATATAggcagcaacagcaacaacaaaaaggaggaagaggtgcTGCAGCTGGTGGACGAGGTGGTACTAGGGGTCGTGGACGAG GTCAGGGCCAAAACTGGAACCAAGGATTTAATAACTATTATGATCAAGGATATGGAAATTACAATAGTGCCTATGGTGGTGATCAAAACTATAGTGGCTATGGCGGCTATGATTATACTGGGTATAACTATGGGAACTATGGATATGGACAGGGATATGCAGACTACAGTG gCCAACAGAGCACTTACGGCAAGGCGTCTAGAGGGGGTGGCAATCACCAAAACAATTACCAGCCATACTAA